Proteins from a single region of Sphaerochaeta globosa str. Buddy:
- a CDS encoding ABC transporter ATP-binding protein — MTSKQATSPAFLELRNISKTYQISKTHYVEAVESVSLCIAEGEFVTLIGPSGCGKSTTLRIIAGFLKPSGGEVLLEGKPITHLGPQDRNIPMVFQNYALFPHLNVFENIAYGLRARKLSDEIIGHDVAMMCQMLNLVGTETRFPDELSDGQQQRVALARALVLKPKILLFDEPLSNLDARLRLQTRAQIKRMQETLNITVLYVTHDQSEALSIPDRVIVMNKGRIIQIGKPREVYNHPKTPFVADFIGNSNFYDVCVNQVGPQSVQIMLQDLEFEVPLPNCEGQPTREEMLLLCINPITIGIEVCSTSLGKNQCKAVVELCQFSGQAFEYTLAFGDASIRVVQPNSMGDAPQFEVDTEVVLTFHPDSFHLFGIEE; from the coding sequence ATGACATCCAAGCAAGCGACTTCTCCTGCTTTCCTTGAACTCAGGAACATAAGCAAGACCTACCAGATCTCCAAAACACACTATGTAGAGGCAGTGGAATCTGTTTCCTTATGCATTGCAGAAGGTGAGTTTGTCACTCTCATCGGTCCCTCCGGTTGCGGCAAGAGCACAACGCTGAGAATTATTGCAGGGTTTCTCAAGCCCAGTGGCGGAGAAGTCCTTTTGGAAGGCAAGCCGATCACCCATCTGGGGCCTCAGGATCGTAATATTCCCATGGTCTTCCAAAATTATGCCCTGTTTCCCCATCTCAATGTTTTTGAGAATATTGCCTATGGGCTGAGAGCCCGGAAACTTTCCGATGAGATCATCGGCCACGATGTGGCAATGATGTGCCAGATGCTCAATCTGGTGGGAACCGAAACACGGTTTCCCGATGAACTTTCCGATGGCCAACAGCAGCGCGTCGCCCTCGCCCGGGCTTTGGTACTCAAGCCCAAGATCCTGCTTTTCGATGAACCGCTGTCCAACCTGGACGCTCGCCTTCGCCTGCAGACACGCGCTCAGATAAAACGCATGCAGGAGACGCTGAACATCACCGTGCTCTATGTCACCCACGACCAGAGCGAAGCGCTCAGCATTCCCGACCGGGTCATTGTCATGAACAAGGGCAGAATCATCCAGATAGGCAAGCCCAGGGAGGTGTACAACCATCCCAAGACTCCCTTTGTTGCCGACTTCATCGGTAATTCCAACTTTTACGATGTCTGTGTAAATCAGGTGGGCCCCCAATCAGTCCAAATTATGTTGCAGGACCTTGAGTTTGAGGTTCCCCTCCCCAACTGTGAGGGCCAGCCTACTCGAGAGGAAATGCTGCTGCTCTGTATCAATCCGATAACCATCGGCATCGAGGTTTGCAGTACCAGCCTAGGTAAAAACCAATGCAAGGCCGTAGTTGAGCTTTGCCAATTCAGTGGCCAAGCCTTTGAGTATACCCTTGCCTTCGGGGATGCAAGCATTCGGGTGGTACAACCGAATAGTATGGGCGATGCACCCCAATTTGAGGTGGATACGGAAGTGGTGCTTACCTTCCATCCGGACTCCTTTCATCTGTTCGGGATAGAGGAGTAG
- a CDS encoding helix-turn-helix domain-containing protein, which produces MFAERLKRARVSSGFSMQNLATKVGISANMIKKYEHGESMPSSATLIRLAASLGLKSEYFFRPTQITLQNIQYRKKSSLSRKVLQQIEADVLEQAERWFELKQLWPHFPISPPVLPPATIENLEDIETYAMNLRSAWNLGTKEIPNLTALVEEHGFLVIMSNISAQGAYDGLQASIEGTPILVCQQQGDGTRQRFTLAHELGHFAFASSLPEGLNLELCCHRFAQAFLIPLPTIYSFLGTKRHTLEIGELYHIKHRYGISMQACIRRAFDTSIISESTYKHLCMLFSSNGWKKQEPGEPYSLETTSFFKHLVYRALGEGIIEEAKAAELLGQSVMEFHRNRYMRDSDVALVSQ; this is translated from the coding sequence ATGTTTGCTGAGCGATTGAAACGAGCACGTGTCTCATCAGGATTCTCGATGCAAAACCTTGCTACGAAGGTGGGAATAAGTGCCAATATGATTAAGAAGTACGAACATGGGGAAAGCATGCCCTCTTCGGCAACCCTCATCAGGCTGGCGGCTTCTTTGGGCCTCAAAAGTGAGTATTTCTTCCGTCCTACACAGATTACCTTACAGAACATCCAATATCGGAAAAAGTCATCGCTTTCCCGGAAAGTTCTCCAGCAAATTGAAGCTGATGTGCTTGAACAAGCAGAACGCTGGTTCGAGTTGAAGCAACTTTGGCCCCACTTTCCCATTTCTCCACCAGTACTGCCTCCTGCCACTATTGAGAATCTTGAAGATATTGAAACGTATGCGATGAATCTTCGATCTGCGTGGAATCTGGGTACCAAAGAAATCCCCAATCTCACTGCGCTAGTGGAAGAACACGGATTCTTGGTAATTATGAGCAATATTTCAGCTCAGGGAGCTTATGATGGACTGCAAGCATCCATTGAAGGAACGCCCATCCTTGTTTGTCAACAACAAGGCGACGGTACCCGCCAACGCTTTACCTTGGCTCACGAGTTGGGTCATTTTGCGTTTGCATCGTCGCTTCCAGAAGGCTTGAATCTAGAGTTGTGTTGCCATCGTTTCGCCCAGGCATTTCTCATACCATTACCCACAATCTACTCCTTCCTTGGGACAAAGCGACATACATTGGAGATTGGAGAGTTGTACCATATCAAACATCGGTATGGGATCAGTATGCAAGCATGTATCCGACGTGCATTTGACACTTCAATCATCTCAGAATCTACGTACAAACACCTGTGCATGCTGTTCTCCTCCAATGGCTGGAAAAAGCAAGAACCAGGAGAGCCATATTCTCTTGAGACAACATCCTTTTTCAAGCACCTTGTGTATCGAGCATTAGGGGAAGGCATTATCGAAGAAGCCAAAGCAGCTGAGTTGCTCGGTCAATCTGTTATGGAGTTTCATCGAAACCGATATATGAGAGATAGTGATGTCGCCCTTGTTAGTCAGTGA